GGCTAATGAAGCTTTCACGATATCACAAGCTTCTCGAAGATGATGTTCTTTATGTTGTCGGAAAGAATAAGGAGGCTTGTTTTAAGTTTTGGGACAAAGTGTACGTGACATCTGTTTTTACATATGACTATAAGCATCTTATAGATACAGTTAAGTATTATTCTGGCAACCTTTTTAACTTTGGCAATATGGTTGTTGGTGGCGTAGCTGCTACACTACTTTCCGACAAGGTAGAAAAGGAAACAGGCGTTAAAGTACATCAAGGATTACTAAATCAACATGATTCGAAGCTCGAAGAGCTCGCCAAGTCAAATTCTGAATATGCGTACCTGCTCAAAGCCGGATGCACAATCGATAATCTCCCTCCAGATTATGACATTGTTGCGGACAACACTAAGTACTCAAAAATCATTGACAACTCGTTCTTCATGTATTCGACCAAGGGGTGTCCAAATAAGTGCGCATTTTGCGCTGTCAGAAAGCTAGAACCAAAGTATGTTGACTATATTCCTATCAAGCCACGTATTGAAATCTTAAGAAGTGAGGTAGGTGATAGAGCTGGTTTACTTTTGCTAGACAACAATATTGCAGCTTCAGATACATTTTTCCAAATCATCGACGAGATCAAAGACTCAGGCTATGCAGCCAATGAAAAAATGGTGTACCAAAAGAATGGAAGAACTATCTACAAAAAAAGGTTTGTAGATTTTAACCAAGGAGTTGATCTTCGCCTTCTTGATGAAGAGAAAATGAAGGCACTTGCAACTATAGCCATTGATCCACTTCGTCTTGCTTTCGACGACATTTCTCTGGCAGATCAATATATCGAGAAAACCTGTTTGGCAATTTCATGTGGCATAAAGCGCTTGTCTAATTATATGCTTTTCAATTTTAAAGACAAACCAGAAGATCTTTACAAAAGAATGGAAATAAACACACAGATAATAAAAGATCATCAGGATGAAAATGTTAAGATCTTCTCTTTCCCAATGAGATATTCACCCATTGACCAGACAAACAGGAGTTATATTGGAAAACATTGGACTAAACGAGAAATTAGGGCAGTTCAATTGATCCTGCAGGCAACCCATGGGATTGTTTCACATAGTTTGTCACAGGATCAGGGCGGTAAAGGATATTTTTATAGAGCTTTTGGGGGATCAGAACGAGAATTTTGTGAAATATTATGGATGCCTTATCATTACATTGTTAATAGAGACCTTTACGAATATAAAAACACGAACATAAATGATTGGAAAACATTGTTTAAAAATATTAAATCTGACCAGTTCGATGAACTTAAATTAGTACTTTCATGTGGAAGATATCAAGGAAGTGCCAATCATTCTTCTTCGTTAATAAATAAAATTCTTGAACACTATGTGGGAGAGCATACTGTGGTTGTCAGAAAGTAGAAGATTAAGTCATTTTTTCCATTACAAACTTATGTACTTGCTTAACAAAATTAACTTCTTCCTTCTTTGCTGGCCATTTTTCAGCATGGTGTGTGATGTTTCTAATTCTGTTTAACTCGTTTAGCCAAGAAGTTTTATCTTTTTTGTTCCCAGTATCGAGGAATGAAAAATCATTTTTAAAAATTTCCCAATTATCCATTGCTATAGCTCGATAGCTTATGAGAGTAAGATATTGCTCCTTATCTTTAATCCCGCCTTCATCTTCAAACCTGTCACTACATTGTTTTCGTACTGCAGAGGGCACACCTTTAAACCACCAAGCATCAGGAGAATCGTTGAAATGATTTTTAAGTTTTGATGTTACGAAGTTAAACATAGTTATTTGTAGTTCATTTATAAGACTTACAGATTCTTTTGTGCCTTCCTTGTCTACTGTATCAAGGTAGTGTTTAAGCGATTTTGGTAAAAAATCAGGCATGTTCTCGTTGATGTGAGACATCAAGTGTAGTGCGTTCCTCTGAACTCCTTGTTTACTGCTCCTGCTTCTGAGAATTTTTGATTCATCTGGTGATAATTCATGAATAAAAGAACCTAAAACGCGAGCAAAAGGATCAATCGCATCACATACATCGCAAGGTCTCAAATCGCTAATAGCTAACCCTTCTTTTTTGTCGATATGTA
This genomic stretch from Oceanidesulfovibrio indonesiensis harbors:
- a CDS encoding cobalamin-binding domain-containing protein, with translation MKILLVEPKSSTTYPPMGLMKLSRYHKLLEDDVLYVVGKNKEACFKFWDKVYVTSVFTYDYKHLIDTVKYYSGNLFNFGNMVVGGVAATLLSDKVEKETGVKVHQGLLNQHDSKLEELAKSNSEYAYLLKAGCTIDNLPPDYDIVADNTKYSKIIDNSFFMYSTKGCPNKCAFCAVRKLEPKYVDYIPIKPRIEILRSEVGDRAGLLLLDNNIAASDTFFQIIDEIKDSGYAANEKMVYQKNGRTIYKKRFVDFNQGVDLRLLDEEKMKALATIAIDPLRLAFDDISLADQYIEKTCLAISCGIKRLSNYMLFNFKDKPEDLYKRMEINTQIIKDHQDENVKIFSFPMRYSPIDQTNRSYIGKHWTKREIRAVQLILQATHGIVSHSLSQDQGGKGYFYRAFGGSEREFCEILWMPYHYIVNRDLYEYKNTNINDWKTLFKNIKSDQFDELKLVLSCGRYQGSANHSSSLINKILEHYVGEHTVVVRK